In Trichomycterus rosablanca isolate fTriRos1 chromosome 20, fTriRos1.hap1, whole genome shotgun sequence, one DNA window encodes the following:
- the rrp8 gene encoding uncharacterized protein rrp8 — MSAFIFPNQHKPISKHCLKRTLQTLGSVPDWESVKPVEGSDGEHEESSAHSPKKKKRRTKKRKKVSGTGAEDEQNVEEREAEVLKTPVKKRRVKPKQKQQDKEGNEEAKKSEEGSSAAEDPSVKTLTRQQWKNKIKSKRRCKNKFLNDADKVTEESVKQKSGPVLGLSELQKVQNDQPHERIASREVGDIVKPFNKHKSKKFKAVTNGSNQTKQTEPKTNPHNQCEKQKPVKTGPNPNLQLKANKLRRILNTHATSTKNNSTQEDEVQDLIQPNTDEEEVEEEKGVTDRSSALRSRMEKRLESARFRYINELLYTSTSGEAKRMFKQDPDAIGIYHKGYTAQVKYWPANPVDSIIAFIQKKPSSLVVADFGCGDCKIARSVKNKVHCFDLAPVCDLVTVCDMANVLLPDSSVDIAVFCLSLMGTNLTDFLAEANRVLVMG, encoded by the exons ATGTCTGCATTTATTTTCCCCAACCAGCACAAGCCAATCAGCAAGCACTGCCTTAAGCGAACCCTCCAGACGTTAGGCTCAGTTCCAGACTGGGAGAGTGTAAAGCCTGTTGAAGGCAGCGACGGAGAACATGAAGAGTCCTCTGCTCACTCtccaaagaagaagaagagaaggACCAAAAAACGGAAGAAAGTCTCAGGTACGGGAGCCGAAGACGAGCAGAATGTGGAGGAAAGAGAAGCGGAGGTGCTGAAAACGCCTGTAAAAAAGAGACGAGTGAAACCGAAACAGAAACAACAGGACAAGGAAGGAAACGAAGAAGCAAAGAAGTCAGAGGAGGGCAGTAGCGCAGCAGAAGATCCATCGGTGAAAACGTTGACTCGACAGCAGTGGAAGAACAAAATAAAGAGCAAAAGACGGTGTAAGAATAAATTCCTCAACGATGCAGACAAGGTCACAGAGGAAAGTGTAAAGCAGAAGTCAGGGCCGGTTCTTGGCCTGTCAGAACTACAGAAAGTGCAGAATGATCAGCCCCATGAGAGAATTGCCTCAAGAGAGGTGGGTGATATTGTTAAACCTTTTAATAAACACAAATCTAAAAAGTTCAAAGCTGTAACTAATGGCAgtaaccagacaaaacaaacaGAACCCAAAACAAACCCACACAATCAGTGTGAAAAACAAAAACCAGTCAAAACAGGTCCAAATCCAAACCTTCAGCTCAAGGCAAATAAATTACGGCGTATTTTAAACACCCATGCCACCAGCACCAAGAATAATTCAACACAGGAAGATGAAGTGCAGGATTTAATACAGCCGAATACCGATGAGGAGGAGGTAGAGGAAGAGAAAGGTGTCACTGATCGCTCCAGCGCTTTAAGGTCACGAATGGAAAAACGGTTAGAGTCGGCTCGATTCCGCTACATCAACgaactgctttacacttcgacgaGCGGAGAAGCCAAGCGCATGTTCAAGCAGGACCCTGATGCCATCGGGATCTACCACAAAGGCTACACGGCACAAGTCAAATACTGGCCTGCAAACCCGGTCGACTCTATTATTGCCTTTATTCAGAAAAA ACCATCATCCTTGGTCGTAGCCGACTTCGGTTGTGGAGACTGTAAGATTGCACGAAGTGTGAAGAACAAAGTGCACTGCTTCGATCTGGCTCCTGTCTGTGacctggtcactgtctgtgataTGGCTAAT GTGTTGCTTCCGGATTCCTCCGTGGACATTGCAgtgttctgtctgtctcttatGGGCACCAATCTTACTGACTTTTTGGCTGAGGCAAACAGAGTCCTGGTGATGGGGTAA